The Thermoanaerobaculia bacterium DNA window TCTGCGCCGCCGCGCCGAGGAGGATCAGGCGCGGATTCGAGAGCATGCAGGAGAAGTCGGTCATCGCGCCGATACCGAGGAAGATGAGCGGCGGATACCAGCCGAGCGTCACTCCCTGGTAGAGGAAGGCGAGGACGCTCCCCTGTTCGTAGATGCCGATCCCCATTCCGGCGGCGTAGGGGATGTTGCCGATCAGGATGCCGAAGCCGATGGGCACCAGCAGCAGCGGCTCGTAGTCCTTGCGAATGGCGAGATAGAGAAAGAGCAGGCCGACCGCGAGCATGCCCAGATTGCCCCAGGAGAGATTGCCCACGGCGCCGGCGGCGAGAAAGTCCTCGAGCGTCTGCATGTCATTCGTAGTGGAGGAGAGCCTGCCCCTCCTGCACGGCGTCGCCGGGCGCCACCAGGATCTGGGCCACCCGGCCGACCCCCGGGGCGACGATCGAGGTCTTCATCTTCATCGCCTCGAGCACGAACAGGACCTTGTTCAACTCGATCGCTTCGCCGTTGCGGCAGTGCACTTCGAGCACGGTGCCAGCGACCGGGGAGGCGACAGACCGGCGGTCCGCGGTCGACGCGGATGGCACCGTCGCCGCAGGCTGGCCCGGGTGGGAGGCGGCAGGCGCGCTGGCGCGGGTCGCGGCGGCCCGGCCCGGCGCGAGCGGGGCGATCGGCAGCGCCGAGGAGGGCGGGAAGCCCTCGCCGGGGTCGAGCACTTCGACGTCGACTTCGTAGGCGACACCGTGGACGGTGATCTTGAGCTTCATGGATTCACTCCGCAGGAGGTCGAATGGAGGCGAGCGCGGTCAGCCGCCGCGCGGCCGGGAAGACATCACGTGAGAACCCTGGAGAACAGCGCGACCGGTGACCGACCAGGCCGAAGCGGCGCCCTCGCCGGGCAGCATGCGGCGCACGCCGCGAATCCGGTGGCGGCCGGCGACGAGGGTCGCGGCGGCCGCGGCGAGCAGGACGAGCGTGGTCGAGTCGATCGTCGGCGCCGCCAGCAGGGCCTCCGCTTCTCCCCGTTTTTCGGCTGACTGCCAGCGCTCGTCGAGACGGCGCATGAGCGTGATCGCGCCGGTCACCAGCAGCAGGCCGAGAAAGACGACTCCCATGCCGATCAGGGAGATCTCGAGTCCGAAGCTCAGGGTATCGGTGTCCATGGGCGTGGTCGTCACATCGGAATCAGGCCGTGCTTCTTCTGCGGGCGAAGCTCCCGCTTGGAACGCAGGACCTCGAGTGCGCTCGCGACGTAGACCCGGGTCTCCGCCGGCTCGATGATGTCGTCGAGCATGCCGCGCGCCGCGGCGACCCGCGGGTCGGCGAAGCTCTCGCGGTAGGCCGCCGCGCGGCGCGCAAGCTCGGCGGCGGGATCCTCCGCCGCTTCGATCTCCTTGCGCGCCAGCACCCGCACCGCGCCCTCGGCGCCCATGACGGCGATCTCGGCGCCCGGCCAGGCGCAGGAGCGGTCGGCGCCCATCGCCTTGGCGCACATCGCGAGATAAGCCCCGCCATAGGCCTTGCGGACGATGACCGTCACCTTGGGCACGGTCGCCGCGGCGTAGGCGAAGAGCATCTTGGCGCCGTGCCGGATGATGCCGCCCAACTCCTGGCGGACGCCGGGCAGGAACCCGGGGACGTCGACGAAAGTGACCAGCGGGATGTTGAAGGCGTTGCAGAAGCGGATGAAGCGCGCCGCCTTGTCGGAGGCGTCGATGTCGAGTGCGCCGGCACGCACCATGGGCTGGTTGCCGAGGACGCCGACGGTGCGTCCGGCGACGCGGCCGAAGCCGATCAACAGATTGGCGGCGTACGCTGCCTGGATCTCGAGAAAGTCGCCGCGATCGACCGTGCGCCGTACGATCTCGCGCATGTCGTAGGGCTCGCGCGGGTCGGCCGGAACGATCGCCGAGAAGCCGTCGTCGGGATAAAGCGCCTCCTCGTGGAGCTCGGCGATGAAAGGCGGATCCTCGGTGTTGTTGGCGGGCAGGAAGTCGAGCAGGCGGCGGGCGATCGCCACCGCGTCGGCGTCGTCTGCGGCGACGAAGTGGACGACCCCCGAGTAGTGGGCGTGGCTTTCGACGCCGCCGAGCTCCTCGGCAGTGACCTCCTCGCCGGTGACCTCACGGATGACCGACGGGCCGGTGATGTACATCTGGCCGACACTCGCCACCTGGATGATGAAATCGGTGAGCGCTGGCGAGTAGGCGGCGCCGCCGGCGCAGGGGCCGGCGATGATCGACAGTTGCGGCACGACGCCGGAGAGCAGGACATTGCGGTAGAAGATCTGGCCGTAACCGTCGAGGGCGGCGACGCCTTCCTGGATGCGCGCGCCGGCGCCGTCGTTGAAGACCAGCACGGGGTGGCCGGAGCGCAGCGCCGCGTCCATGAGCTCGGCGATCTTGCCCGCCCCGGATTCGCCGATCGAGCCGCCGACGACGGTGAAGTCCTGACTGGCGGCATAGACCGGCCGGCCGCCGACGCTGCCGACGCCGGTCACCACGCCTTCGGCCGGCAGTTCCTTGCCGGCGAGATCGGGATGGGTGGAGCGGTGGCGCACCCAGAGATTCCACTCCTGGAAGGTGTCGGGGTCGTAGAGCAGGGCGAGGCGCTCGCGCGCCGTCAGCTTGCCAGCGGCGCGCTGTTTGGCGAGCCGCTCGGGGCCTCCCCCCTGCTGGAGGCGGGCGCGTTCGAGACGCAGGCGCTCGATTGCCGGGTCTGCCATGGTTCCTCCGGCCACGCTCCGTGCAGCAGGGGCGAGGCCGGATTCAGGGTAGCAGCCTTCGCCGCCCCGCCTGCTGCTTCTCGGGGTAGGGAAGGCGATCCGGCGGAGAGGGGGTGTCGGCCAGCGCCCGGTTCGGGCGCCGCGACTTGCCGAGTGCGACGTTTTCCTGCACGATCGGCCCTCGCCATCGTCGACGGGCCCGCCCAGGGGGGCGTCCCGGCGTCCTGGCGCCCCGGTGCTCCGCCGATCCCGCCGCTCCCGGCGCTCGCGGCGAGGGCCGCGCCGTGCAAGGGAGGCAAGAGATGAAACTCGCGCTGGTTGCCTGCTCCATGGTCGCCGCCGGGCTCGCCGCGACTCTCCCGGTCGCCGCCCAGGAAGCTCCGCCTGCGTTCGGCGAGCGCGTCGAGGTCGAGGTGGTGAACGTCGACGTCGTCGTCACCGATGCCGCGGGCAAGCGGGTCACGAACCTCACCCGGGAGGACTTCCGCCTGGAGGTCGACGGCAAGCCGATGCCGATCGACTACTTCGCGCCTCCGGGCGCGCAGCCGCTGACCAAGCCGCGGAGCGCCTCCGAGCCCGAGGTCGAGACGGTCGATCNNNNNNNNNNNNNNNNNNNNNNNNNNNNNNNNNNNNNNNNNNNNNNNNNNNNNNNNNNNNNNNNNNNNNNNNNNNNNNNNNNNNNNNNNNNNNNNNNNNNACCCGGGAGGACTTCCGCCTGGAGGTCGACGGCAAGCCGATGCCGATCGACTACTTCGCGCCTCCGGGCGCGCAGCCGCTGACCAAGCCGCGGAGCGCCTCCGAGCCCGAGGTCGAGACGGTCGATCTCTCGCGGGCGAATCTCTTCGTCTTCGTCGATCAGAGCGCGCTCGAGTGGCGAACGAGCAAGAAGATCCTCGAGGAGATCGCGGCGTTCGTGCTGCCGCGCACCGGCGGCAACGAGCGCATCATGATCGCGGCCTTCGTCGAGAATCTCCGCATCCTCTCGCCGCCAACGGCCGACCGCAAGCGGATCGAGGAGGCGTTCGCCGAGCTCGAGAGGCTTCGCGGGCGGGGCAGTCTGGTCGCCGCCGAGCGGAGCCTCCTCGAGCGCGAAGTGCGCGAGAACGCCCGGCCGCGCGCCCAGATCGAGCTGACCACTCCCGGTACCGGGGTCGTGGGAGCCGAACAGGCGGCGCGGGTGGCGAGGCAGGACCAGTCCGACACCGCGAACCTTCGCCGTCAGGTCGAGAACTTCGGCGAGCAGCAGATCGATCGTCAGGCGCGGGCCGTAGCGGCGCTGCGCGAGTGGATCGGGGCGCTGGCGGCGATCGAGGGCCGCAAGTCGGTCCTTTTCGCCTCGACCGGCTTCACCTCTCAGCCGGACGCCTTCCTGACCCAGCATCTCGATGAGAAGCGCGAGGATAATCCCACCGGCACGTCGCAGTCGACTCGGCTACCCACCGCCCGGCTCAAGCTTCTCGACGACTTCGAGCGCGCGGTGCGCGCTGCGCAGAACGCGCGGGTCGCCTTCTACACCGTCTCGCCGCGCGAGGTTCCTGCGGGGACCTTCGGCGCGGAGTTCTCCGGTTCGGGGGCCAACTCGACGGCCGTGGCGCCGCGCGATCCGGCGATTGCGGAAGCGGCCTCGAGCCTGCAGCGCCTCGCAGGGGCGACGGGCGGTGACGCACTTTTTCTCGATGACGGCCTATCGGAGCGGTTGTCGACCGTGGCGGACGACGCGAGTGCCTCCTACTCGCTCGGCTTCTCGACCGGCGAAGAGGATGGCGCGGGCGATCACGTGATTCGAGTGCGGACGCAGGACGACGAGCTCACTGTCCGTCACCGCGAGAGCTTCCGGCGCAGCTCGCTCGCCGAGCGCGCCGAGGCCGCTCTGGTCGCCGCCGCCACCTTCGAGACGACGGTGAATCCGCTCGCCATGCAGCTCGAGCTGGGCGCTCCCGCGCCGCTCGACAAGAAGGGCAAGGAGGCGATGGTGCCGATCCTGGTGCGGATTCCCCTCGCCCTGGTGAGTCTCGAGCCGGCGGGCGCGGACGGGACGCGGCGCGCCGCGCGGCTCACCGCCCGCGTCGCGGTGTTGAACGAGGCGCGCCACATCCGCCTGGGCGAAAGCGGCCCGATCGGGATCTCGATCCCGGCCGTCGACCTCGAGAAGGCTCTCGGCGGCTTCTGGGCCTACCGCGCCGAAGTCGAGGTCGGCCGCGGCTCGCAGCGGGTCGCCGTCGTCGTCACCGACGAGATCGCCGGCACCGTCTCGACCTTGACCGCCACCGTCGAGCGCCCGGTGGAGTAGGCGGCCGAGTCGCCGACTCGTCCGCCACCCGGTCGCTCCAGAGGCCCGGGTGTACACTCTGCCCAATCTCCGCAGTAGACCGAGGTGACTATGTCCGAGCCCCTGAGGGGTGCGCGCGTCGCCCGCGACTCCGTCGCCCACGGCGCCGCCATGGTGCGTGCGCTCGTTGTCGCTCTCGTCCAGGTTCTCGCGCCGGCAGCGGGTTCACCGGCGCTGGCGGGGGCGATCTTCGGCGACGGCTTCGAGGTGGGCAGTGTGTGCTACTGGTCGAACTCCGCGCCGGCCTTTCCGTGCTCGCTCTACCAGGCCTGCGCCGACGCTGGAGGAGATGTCTGGGGCTGCTTCGACCTGCCGTTCGCTGCCCCACCCGCGCCCCTCGTCGAGGACGGAGAGTGGCTGCCGCCCGCCATCGACGCGGCCGATGTCTACGTGCTCTTCGACCGCTCAGGGGACATGTCCGCGGAGCGCGCGAGCCTGCGCGACAACCTGGGCGCGGTCCGGAACGCGGTGACCTGTCCACCCCTCGGCAACGGAACGCCGGGGAGCTGCTACCCGGATCTCTGGATGGGCGTGGGGTTGCTCAACTACGTAGATCAAGCCCCCGCGTTTCAGAACTTCCTGGACCTGCAGCCGGCGCCGAATTTCGCCTCGGTGCCGATCAGCGAACCCGCTGGGTGCTGTGATGAAGCCTGGCTGCTCTCCGCCTGGGCGGCAGTCACCAGTCAGGGCTCGGCCACCTCGGGCTGCTCCGTCCCGGGTACGTTTGCCCCCCGGAGCAGCTGCGTCGGCTCCCCGGCGCAGACCGCCGGCTTCGAGACTTTTGGCTACCCCTGCTTCCGCAGCGCAGCGGTCTCGATTCTCGTTCTGCCCGGTGCCGAAGATCCTGCCGGTACGATGATCTGCCCAGGGGTCCCCACTCTGAGCTCCGCGGCCTTGTCTTTCGGAGTGCGGATCGTCGGACTTCTCGGCAGCGGTGCTGACCCGGACACCATCACCCTGCTGCAAGCGCTCGCCAGCGGAACCGGCGCCGTTGACCCGACCAACGGCAACGCTCCTCTGGTCTTCGCGGGCGCCGACGCCGCTGCCGCGGCCGGCGTCGAGACAGCGCTCCTCACCGCCCGCTCGCTCTTCAAGTACGCGTCGGTCGAACCGCAGGTCGTCGACGACCCCAACGACGCCGTCGATGTCACCACAGAGTTCGTGGACCACGTCGAAGCCCTCGATGGCGGTTTCGGCGAGTGCGCGAGCGGCCTCTTCCGCGAGGACCGCGATCTCGACGGTTTCCTCGAGACCTTCATCGATGTACCGTTCGGCAGCACGCTCTGCTTCCGCATCGTCGCGAACGAGAACGCCACGGTTCCCGGGGCCACGACAGCGCAGAACTTCCTCGGCTCACTCGAACTGACGCTCGACGAAGGTCCGTCACCCGAAGCGGCGTTGCCGCTGCTGTTTCTCGTGCCCCCGGAGTAGGAAAGGCACCGCCACCGTCGAACGTACCGTGGAGGGGCGGCGCGCTACGGCGCCGCGCTCTTCGCCTCGTCGCGCTGGCGATACATCGCGGTCACCGCCGGCACGCGGCCCCAGTTGGCGAACAGCATCCGGAGGACCGGACTCTCGCCCGCCATCCGGTCGCGGAACGAGGCAAGGTCGATCGTGCTCGCTGCCTCGTCGGCGGAGAGGCCCCTCGCCATCGCGGCCCGGGTCTGCTCGACCACCGATCCCAGGAACTCGCGATAGAGAACGAGCTGCCCATCGCTCCTCTGCACCGCGCCGTGGCCGGGCAGATAGGTCGTGGCGCCGAGCGTCCGCAGACGGTCGAACGTCGCGAGCCACTCCTCGACATACGACTGGTCGCCGCCGACGAGCGGCACCGGCGCCACGAGCAGATCGCCAGTCGCGGCGATCCGCTCCTCCTGGAGCCAGACCACGAGATCGCCGCGCGTGTGCCCTTTGCCGAGTGCCAGGATCTCGATCGTGCGCGCCGTCGAGCCCAGAGACCGGCGCAGCGTCAGCCGGTCCGTGACCGTCAGGGTCGGTGCGACGACGTGCATCCGCGGCGCGTCGGCGACCAGCGCCCGCGCCGCGGCGAGGTCGGCTTCGAGACTGGCGCGCTCCTCGGCGGAGAGCGGTTCGCCGGCGAGACCGGTGCCGTTCGCGAGGTGCTTCGGGATGACGGCGGCCATCTCCGCCGCCCAGCCCTTCCAGCCGTCCAGCGTGCTCTTGCCGAAGGCCTCGAGGTCGTCGTGCATCGCGGCGCTGCCCACGATCTCGACACCCGGGAACTCGCGCCGGTAGACCTCGTTGCCACCGACATGGTCGTGGTGGCGGTGGGTGTTCACCAGGTAGCGGACCGGCTTCGGCGTGAGCTGGCGCAGCGCCGCGATCGACGCCTCTGCCGAGGCCGGTGTCAGATTCGCGTCGACGACCACCACGTCCTCGTCGTTGACCACGAACAGAACGTTCGAGTCGAGGAAGAACCCGGGGAGCTTGGTGCGCACGAGGGCGTGGATGCCGGGCGCGAGCGTCTCGACCGAGAAGCCGGCGGATCCTGGAGCGTCGGCACCGGCGATCCTCACGGCGGCGGCGAGCAGGATCGGAGCGAGGGCGCTGGCGGTTCTTGTCGGAAGCCTGGCAGGCATCGGTCTCTCCGTGTCGCCGCCGCCGGAGTCCCCGGCGGCACTAGCTACCGGAAGTACGCTGCCGGCGGCCCGGGGTTCTGGAAGACTTCGCCCTCGGGGGAGTAGCGTGGGGAGGAGGGGGGTCAGGGGCAGCCGGCGCAGCTCGACCAGGCGGCGGCGTCTGCGGATTCGAAGCCGTCGACCAGGAAGGAACAGGGAGCGCTCTCGACCGTCAGCAGGTCGTCGAGGGTCGTAATCGTGACGTCGGCGATCGGGTTCGGCACGCCGTTCGAGAGGTGAATTCCGGTCATGCCGATCGCCCGCGCTCCCACGGTCGGATTCAGGACCGTGTTGCCGATCTCGCCGATCGTCTCGCCGACGAAGGCGGTGGCCGCGACTGTCGGCCGCGGCAGGGCGAGCAGGTTGTAGGCGTGGGTGTAGATCGCCGGATCGGGCTTCGGGGCGGGCGCCTCGGAGGACAGGACGAGGACGTCGAACTCGTCGAGGAACGCTGGTTGCAGGAGGAGCGCCTCGAGGTCGCCGCGATCCCATCCGGCGGGGACGTTGGTGATGATCCCCAGCGCCAGGCCGCGCGCCTGGAGGCTATCGATCGTCGCCTGCGCGGTCGGAAAGAGTGGGTACGGGGCCGGGTTCGTCTGATCGACCAGCGTGTTGCCGAGGTCGAAGAAGATCGCTCGCAGACAGTCGGCACCGCGTGCGGGCGGACCGCTCGCGAGCGCAAGCAAGGCGGCAAACTGGACCAGGCGGGGAGTCGAACGCATGGTTGAAGTCCTCAGATTTCCGGCAGGAGCTCGATCCGAGCCCGGTGTTGCGTGAAGGCGAGCGCAGCGTCGCCGGTGAGCAGGGGGGCTTCCAGGAGCTCCGCGAGGGCAATGTAGACGGCGTCGTAGATCGTCAGGTTGGCCCGCAGCTCCCAGGCGCGCGGCAGCAGCAGCCGGTGGCTGTAGCGTTCGAGCGGGAGATCGGCGAAGTCGCTCAGGGCGGCCTCGGCGCGGGCGGCGTCGAGGATCCGCGCGCGCTCATAGCGCCGCAGGACCTGGGCGATCTCGAGATCGAGCAGCTCCGGTGCATGCAGCGACTCGGCGGGATCGAAGAGCCGTTCGGCGACGGCGATGCCGCGGGCGGTTCCGAGCAGCATTTCGACCGCCGCCGAGGCATCGACCACGATCATCGGATGTCGCGGGCCTCTCGCTCGGCGCGCACGGCGCGCGCCGCGGGCTCGGGAAGGACGACCGGCGGACGCGAGCGCAGACGTTCGCGCAGTTCGTCCGGGGTCGGCCTTTCGGCGGCCTTGCGGAGATCGGCGAGCAGATAGTCCGAGAGCGACATGCCGGCCTCGGCCGCGCGGGCCTTCAGCTTCCGGTGCAGGGCCTCGGGCACGTTGCGGATCTGGATCATGACGGACATGTGCTCAGCCTAGGTACATGTGCTGCACATGTCAATCTGCAACACGGTGAATCCGGGGAACTGGCTGGCACCTTGCGTCGGCGGGGCGGGTCTCGACTGCAAGTGCTGGGAGCCGGCTCTAGGGCGCGACCGGGGCGTCCGTGGCCACGGCGGCTCCGAACCAGCGCTGGGAGGTCGTCTCGGTGAGCGTACCGACGCCCGTCGCGGTGTCGATGTCGATGATCCGGCCGGTTCCCGCGCCGGAGCCGTCGTCGACGAAGCCGAGCACCCTGCCGCCCCAGTAGCCGAGGCCGAAAACCTTGTCGAATTCGGTCGAGGTCGCTCCGACGAGTGTCGCCGCCCAGGTGGTGGTGTCGATCGTCGCCAGGCAGTCGGGGTCGGTCGGGGTATTGCCGACCGCGACGGTGGCGAAAGTGCCCAGGCCGCGCACCGAGACGAGGTCGCCACCGGCGCGGATCTGGCTGCCGCTCGAGAGGCCGAGATTCCCCAACAGGGTCGTGGCACCCGTGAGCGAGTTCACCTCGTAGACGTTTCCTGAGGCGCCGATGGTGATCAGGCGCTCGGCGCTGTTGGGGTCGCCTTCGTTGAGCGGCACGAACGCCAGGCTGGTGAGGCCGTCGGTCGAGCCGTCGAAGTCGGAGATCTCGGTTGCGGCGCCGCTCGTCCGGTCGATCGACCAGAGCTTGAACAGCGAGACGCCGACCATGCGGTCGTTCTTGTCGATGGCGATGTCATTGATGGAGGGACCGCCCGTGTTGAAGGGCCCGACCAGAATCAGTTCGAAAGTGTTGGGGTCCAGACGATAGAGATCGGTGCCAGTATGCGCGAAGAGTCCGCAGAGGTCAGGGCCGGCCACCCCCCACGCGCACGCGGTGCCATTCTCGAAGTCGTCCGCGAAGATCGACTCGGATCCGGCAAGCGCCGGCGAGCCCAAGGCGAAACCTGCGAGGAATGCGAACATCAGATGGTCGCGATGCATTCCGCCCCCCCCCTGGCCTGCCCCGGCCCGGCGACAGCCCCGGGGAAAGGGGCAGCGTAGCACCCAGCCCCCCTCCCAGCCGCCCTCCCGCCCCCCCTGCAACCCGAAGGCCGGTTTCTTCGTTTATAGACTGTCCACTCCCAGGAGGTACGTGTGTCCCAATCTTCCATCCCCGTCTCCCCGAAGCTCGCAGCCGCCCTTGGGCTTGCCGCGGTCCTGGCGCTCACGCTTCCGGCCACCGGACTCGCGCAGGCCAAGGCGGCCGCGCCGGCCGGCGCCAGCCAGGTGCCCGAGATCCAGTTCGAGAAGTACACCCTGCCGAACGGCCTGCAGGTGATCCTGCACGTCGACCGCAAGCTTCCGATCGTGCATGTGAACCAGTGGTACCACGTCGGCTCGAAGAACGAGAAGCCGGGGCGGACCGGCTTCGCGCATCTGTTCGAACACATGATGTTCCAGGGCTCGAAGAACGTCCCCGGCGAGTACTTCTCGGTGGTCGAGGAGCTGGGAGCCAACCTTCAGGAGGGGGGCGTCAACGGCACCACCGACAACGATCGCACGAACTACTTCGCGACCGTGCCGTCGGGCAACCTCGAGAAGCTCCTCTGGCTCGAGAGCGACCGCCTGGCGACTTTGATCGACGGCGTCGACCAGGCCAAGCTCGACAATCAGCGCGACGTGGTCAAGAACGAGCGCCGGCAGGGGGTCGACAACCAGCCCTACGGCCGCTGGTTCGAGCTCCTGGCCAACGAGCTCTTCCCGTTCGGCCATCCCTACTCCTGGCCGGTGATCGGCAGCATGGCGGATCTCTCCGCCGCCTCGCTCGACGACGTGCAGGAGTTCTTCCGCACCTACTACACGCCCAACAACCTGTCGCTGGTGATCGCCGGCGACTTCGACCCTAGCCTCGCGAAGCAGCTGGTCGAGAAGTACTTCGGCTCGATCCCGCCGGGACCGGCGCTGGCGCGTCCGAAGGTGGCGCCGGCCGTCCTCGCGGCCGGCAAGACGCTCGAGATCGCCGACCGCGTGCCGCAGGAGCGCGTCTACATGGTCTGGCCGACGCCGCCGCTCTACGGCGCGGGCGACGCCGAGCTCGATCTCGCGGCGCGCGTTCTCGCCGACGGACTCTCCTCGCGGCTCACCAAGGCGCTGGTCTACGACGCCCAGAAGGCGACGACCGTCAATGCGTTCCAGTTCGGCACCGAAATCGCGAACTGCTTCGTGGTGATCGCGAACGCCCGTCCGGGCGTCGACGTCGCGGAGCTCGAGAGCCTGGTCGCGAAGGAGATCGCGAGGCTCGCGGCGTCCGGACCGACCCCGGCCGAGCTCGAGCGCGCCAAGAACAAGCTCGAGACGCAGTACATCTCCGGGCTCGAGAGAATCGGCGGCTTCGGTGGCAAGGCCGACCTGCTGAACCAGTACAACACCTACCTGGGCGACCCGGGCCGCTTCGCCTGGG harbors:
- a CDS encoding HAD hydrolase-like protein; amino-acid sequence: MRSTPRLVQFAALLALASGPPARGADCLRAIFFDLGNTLVDQTNPAPYPLFPTAQATIDSLQARGLALGIITNVPAGWDRGDLEALLLQPAFLDEFDVLVLSSEAPAPKPDPAIYTHAYNLLALPRPTVAATAFVGETIGEIGNTVLNPTVGARAIGMTGIHLSNGVPNPIADVTITTLDDLLTVESAPCSFLVDGFESADAAAWSSCAGCP
- a CDS encoding VWA domain-containing protein; amino-acid sequence: TREDFRLEVDGKPMPIDYFAPPGAQPLTKPRSASEPEVETVDLSRANLFVFVDQSALEWRTSKKILEEIAAFVLPRTGGNERIMIAAFVENLRILSPPTADRKRIEEAFAELERLRGRGSLVAAERSLLEREVRENARPRAQIELTTPGTGVVGAEQAARVARQDQSDTANLRRQVENFGEQQIDRQARAVAALREWIGALAAIEGRKSVLFASTGFTSQPDAFLTQHLDEKREDNPTGTSQSTRLPTARLKLLDDFERAVRAAQNARVAFYTVSPREVPAGTFGAEFSGSGANSTAVAPRDPAIAEAASSLQRLAGATGGDALFLDDGLSERLSTVADDASASYSLGFSTGEEDGAGDHVIRVRTQDDELTVRHRESFRRSSLAERAEAALVAAATFETTVNPLAMQLELGAPAPLDKKGKEAMVPILVRIPLALVSLEPAGADGTRRAARLTARVAVLNEARHIRLGESGPIGISIPAVDLEKALGGFWAYRAEVEVGRGSQRVAVVVTDEIAGTVSTLTATVERPVE
- a CDS encoding acyl-CoA carboxylase subunit beta, producing MADPAIERLRLERARLQQGGGPERLAKQRAAGKLTARERLALLYDPDTFQEWNLWVRHRSTHPDLAGKELPAEGVVTGVGSVGGRPVYAASQDFTVVGGSIGESGAGKIAELMDAALRSGHPVLVFNDGAGARIQEGVAALDGYGQIFYRNVLLSGVVPQLSIIAGPCAGGAAYSPALTDFIIQVASVGQMYITGPSVIREVTGEEVTAEELGGVESHAHYSGVVHFVAADDADAVAIARRLLDFLPANNTEDPPFIAELHEEALYPDDGFSAIVPADPREPYDMREIVRRTVDRGDFLEIQAAYAANLLIGFGRVAGRTVGVLGNQPMVRAGALDIDASDKAARFIRFCNAFNIPLVTFVDVPGFLPGVRQELGGIIRHGAKMLFAYAAATVPKVTVIVRKAYGGAYLAMCAKAMGADRSCAWPGAEIAVMGAEGAVRVLARKEIEAAEDPAAELARRAAAYRESFADPRVAAARGMLDDIIEPAETRVYVASALEVLRSKRELRPQKKHGLIPM
- a CDS encoding OadG family protein, producing the protein MTTTPMDTDTLSFGLEISLIGMGVVFLGLLLVTGAITLMRRLDERWQSAEKRGEAEALLAAPTIDSTTLVLLAAAAATLVAGRHRIRGVRRMLPGEGAASAWSVTGRAVLQGSHVMSSRPRGG
- a CDS encoding MBL fold metallo-hydrolase; the encoded protein is MPARLPTRTASALAPILLAAAVRIAGADAPGSAGFSVETLAPGIHALVRTKLPGFFLDSNVLFVVNDEDVVVVDANLTPASAEASIAALRQLTPKPVRYLVNTHRHHDHVGGNEVYRREFPGVEIVGSAAMHDDLEAFGKSTLDGWKGWAAEMAAVIPKHLANGTGLAGEPLSAEERASLEADLAAARALVADAPRMHVVAPTLTVTDRLTLRRSLGSTARTIEILALGKGHTRGDLVVWLQEERIAATGDLLVAPVPLVGGDQSYVEEWLATFDRLRTLGATTYLPGHGAVQRSDGQLVLYREFLGSVVEQTRAAMARGLSADEAASTIDLASFRDRMAGESPVLRMLFANWGRVPAVTAMYRQRDEAKSAAP
- a CDS encoding acetyl-CoA carboxylase biotin carboxyl carrier protein subunit, yielding MKLKITVHGVAYEVDVEVLDPGEGFPPSSALPIAPLAPGRAAATRASAPAASHPGQPAATVPSASTADRRSVASPVAGTVLEVHCRNGEAIELNKVLFVLEAMKMKTSIVAPGVGRVAQILVAPGDAVQEGQALLHYE
- a CDS encoding type II toxin-antitoxin system VapC family toxin, whose product is MIVVDASAAVEMLLGTARGIAVAERLFDPAESLHAPELLDLEIAQVLRRYERARILDAARAEAALSDFADLPLERYSHRLLLPRAWELRANLTIYDAVYIALAELLEAPLLTGDAALAFTQHRARIELLPEI